Within Vicia villosa cultivar HV-30 ecotype Madison, WI linkage group LG1, Vvil1.0, whole genome shotgun sequence, the genomic segment TTATCatatctctctttctttttttaaagtctattttagaTATAGTAAAAAAACACATTCTTAAATCTTACACCTTCACCAACAAACTAAgtcttaaatatatatttaatttttttgaaagttttcttCATATCCTTTGTTTTTTTTCAATCAAAAGTCATATAAAATTAGATAACTTATATGAGGTTTAATTTTAGGAGTGAAAttagtatttaaaaataaaatatttaatatttaagtaTGATTAagtattcataaaaataaaattttataaattctgCTCTATTTTAAATTTCTAGtctaaacaaaatatattttagtcCTAgcgaaaaaaaatattgttttttccattcacattcacttaCCATTATCCATCTAACATTTTATCATGATGATCAAATTCATCATTATTTTCACCAACCTCATCATGAACTTATAGATGAGAAAACAAAATTCCATTAATCATTTTCAGATAATGCTTATTTATACTctaaaatatacatataaaaaaagtaaatataatattttttcttcctaaaataaatattatatttagaacttacataaatattaataaaaatattataaataatttttctatCAAGTTATCTTTATTAACTACTgctgtattttaattattataaatataaattaaaagaataataaatatatatcatCAATTATAGGGCATGAAGATAACAATAAAaactatattaaaaattaaaagttacatttattttaataaaaatattttttcatataagaatttattaaactttttaaaattgttacaatatttaatttattagttaAATTATAAGTTAATGTCAATTGAGCCATATAAATTTTCTATATTACTAATGCGATGTCCGATATAGGAAAAAGATAGAAAAAAGAAAGCGAGGGAAAGAAAGTGGCATTTTCCTTTGTttggatcaatttttttttttttaaaggccAGGTGGATAAAATCCACCacaaaatatattaaagaaaaaagagGTTACAGAGAAGAACATAAAGAGAGGGGGGGACCAAACCGAAACCCCTTAGCGAATGATTCTATAACAAGGAAGCCCAATCGAGTTCCTAGCAAAATACATTAGAATTTCTCTATGAACAACATCCCACCAAATAAAGTCTTGAATATGTAAGCCTAAGTTAGCTAGCTTATCCGCACATTGATTTCCTTCCCGATAGATGTGAGAGACCAGGAAGTTAATGGATCTGGAAAAATGCAGAGTATTCTCCCATCTGTTGCGAATCTCCCAAGGAACAATGTGGGGTTTGGTGAAGGCAAGGACCACCAACTTAGAATCCGATTCAAGCCACAAGTTATTCCAATTGTTCTGCTGGGCAATTTCCATGGCAGTAATCACACCATACAGCTCTGCCAAGAAAGCATTCCCATTACCAAGAAACTTAGAGAAACTACCAAGATGGTTTCCCCTGTGGTCTCTAAAGATGCCGCCACACGCAGCACACACAGGCACCCCGGAGGAAGCACCATCCGTGTTACATTTTATCCAAAACCGAACAGGAGGATGCCAAAGAAATTCTTTTACGGTAACAGATTTCGGAGGATTGACTTTAATATTGAAACATTTGAAAAGCTGGAAGTCCAGGATAGAAATAGAACCTGCCGAAGAAGAGGATTTACCAGATGCAGCAACATCCACCTTGACCTCGTTAAGGAGCGAAGTCCAAATGATACCCTTGTCCTCAAACCTAACATAATTTCTAGCTTTCCAAATTCGACTAATAATACTAAGGACGGCAGCAATCAGATCAACTTAAAAAGACGGAAGAAAGACCATTTTTAAATAGGACCCACGCGAAGAATCTTTGCCTCGCTCCATTATACAAAAAATGGACCCAGAAAAATACATTTTGAGAAAAAAAGACAAAACAGCCCCTAGTATCCTCTTTTTTCACGCTACAATCTAAATCTAAACTGGAGGATCAACATTTCTTTTACAGCGGTAAAAGACAACATTTATAGTTCTAACACATTTGCTATAtgtgataaaaaaaaacacatttgctATATAAAAATAACTCATTTAACCTAACTTGGATGAAATGAGAACATTCAAATTTGTATCATGACTATATAAAATACCTTCACTGCCGTATTTTTAGTTACATTAAGCATCTCGTTTCAATTTTAAATAAAGTTGACTGTTTGTTTTATATTCAAGAGTTAATTATTAATTtcgttaaaataaaatatgaaaacgaCAATGAAACGAAAGGAAGTTAACGTCAACAGACACAGTGACTGACATTCATCAACAAGTGCCCCACGATATTTATCAACTTTTTGACGCGACCATATATTTCTCTATTTACACCCCCACCCACCACTACATAGTACAACACCATTCACTTTGTTATCAAGAACCTTTCACCTCTCTCACCAACAAACACACCCTCCAAATTTAGAAACCACTTTTCATATGGCAGACCCAACAAGTTTCATAGCAACATGGTTCACACCTTCTTCCATTTTCATCTTTGTAAACCTCGTCATTGGTACCATAGCTCTCGCTTCTCGCTTCAATGCTCCAcccaaaaaccaaaccaaccaacaacatcataatcaacaacaacaacaacaacctcaacaacTCAACCGTTCACCTTCCCTTCTTCAACGTGTCAGGTCCTTCAATCTTAATTACTACAATAACAACCACCATAACGAGTCAGAGCCCGAGTCCGAGCCCACTCAGCCCCAACTCGTTCGACAACCGTCTTTATTACAGCGAGTCGTATCCTTCAATTTCAACAAACATGAACCACAACCCTCACAAACACATTACGCTCAACCCGAGTCAGAATCCGAGTCCACCACTCAGCCTCAACTCGTTCGAAAACCGTCTTTCTTACAGCGAGTCATGTCCTTCAAACCATCACAACCTCAACATGTTCAAGCTGAATCTGAAAACCTGTCTTCCAACCAGATTTGTGAAGAGGAGAATAGTAAGGCGGAGATGAAGAAATCTGCTAGCAAGAAAGAGTGTTCGATGACGTCTGAATGGgaggaagaggatgaagaaacGGTGGAGAGAAGGAGGCCAGCGACGGCAGCGGCGAGAAGTGAAACGACGACGTGTAAAGAAGATGAAGCGGTGGATGCAAAAGCGGATGATTTTATCAACAGGTTTAAGAAGCAGTTGAGGTTGCAGAGGCTTGATTCATTTATCCGCTACAGAAACACCATGTGAggatttgatgatgatgatagagaCAAACCTACAGTGCTAGTAGTAATTGAAAgaggaaaaacacaaacatatagGAAATTGTTTGTGTCATGGCATAATAGTTTAGagagttgtttttgtttttgtactAAATAGTAAAACTGGAAAAATTGTTGCATGTGTTTACAGTATATGTTATCCAGAAACGTTTTGGGTGGATGTGATGAGATTGTACTACATTTGTATTAATACTGTTGCAGTTGCCACTATTTTAATATGTTCGGTAAAAGAGGAAGATCCTCTTTCACCTTATCTCTCTTCATTATTTGTGCTGATTTTTTCTGACCTCATCTGAAGAGTTCAGAACAATGAAAATGCTATTGTTAAGTAGTGGTTTCCCTATGAGTTTAGTAGAATGTTTCTGGAAATATTTAGGATTGCTTaatcatattaaaattaaaaaaaaaaaaacaagtttttgatTTTGTGTAGGATAAGATTTGGATAACATTAAGAAGCTACTCGGAAATAAAATCTGTTGTCCAGAGCATCCTAAAGAACTCATGCAATCAGATAGAGTATTATTTGCAAGTTTTGGTAGGGTATCAAAGATGAAAGATGGACCATCATAAGATTTTGGATCATCATAAATTTTTGGACTATCATAAGGTATGGTCATTTAACACTTCGGCCATTAAAATCTTGTATTTGGGACCATCAttttattgaagagtaattcaatattcagaagttgtgatgtgggctgatcttctgatggttactcagaagatgtcgttgaccagaagatgttatcttttgGGTCCCactagcttagctgtttagtagtaagggtactttagtattttgtagtactgtttgtatcttagacttgttcactaagtttactattttagggcttatgtggcaagatttttcttttcctataaaatagccttgtaatagctatcattagtagtagaatacaacattttattctctcatctcttttacgccgttattctattattctctttgtcaccatctttattcattgtgcaccaacaattggtatctagagctccggttccaaacacagggaaacacgagtgaacgtgagtttgtgtgactgtgtgattgattttgtttctgggaaacaaagttgtgttgaatcacatttttcttgattgtttgtgggttgggaaacactgtgtgagtgtgagtgaaatcagTTTTttatctgcacaagtttaaagatgagtggaagcaacttgaataccaaacttccagttcttgatggtaaaaactggaatagatggatgattcaaatgcgtgtattatttggtgctcaagatgttctagatcttgtcactggagggtatattccggttgcagcggatgcaacggaagaacaaagagaagcgcagagagagacgaagaagagagaccaaaaggcgttgttcttcatccatcagtgtgtggatgtgaatgtgtttgagaagattgctgattctatgacgtcaaaggaggcgtgggatatactggtcaggtgttacggtggtgacgtatcagtgaagaaggtgaagcttcaatccctgagaaagcaatatgagaatctcaacatgaagaacaatgagaaagtctctgagtatatctctagagtgattgtgatcactaatgagatgaaggcttgtggagaaactctttctgaacaagtaatcatagagaagatattgaggtcacttactcctcaatttgattatattgttgtatccattgaacattctaaagatctggaaaccatgagaatagaagagttgcaaagcagtttagaagcacaagagttgcgtctgactgagagaaattctgagagagaagttgagcaagctctgaaggcttcttttgtcaagaaggaccagaagcatagacgtggtgatagattccagaaggaagcctcaacttctgatgagaagagatatcagaagggaaaggataagaagaaagttcaatgttactgttgcaaacagtttggccattttgctagagactgtttggcaaacaaacgaaggagatcagaagaagcaaatatagccagaggaggatcagatgatgaacctgtgctattgatggcttcagagtctgacgAAAGACGTTcgtcagagtggtggtatatggacactgggtgttcaaatcacttgactggaaacaaacaatggctgatagactttgactctgaaaggaggacaaagatcagatgtgctgatgataagtacctatatgcagaaggtatgggaaatgtcaaagccaaagtgaagaatggaaggactgttctgatcaaggatgtttggtatgttcctggaatcagaagcaatctgatgagtgtaggtcagctcattgagaaaggtttctcagttgttatgaagaacaacctcttgaagttgtatgattccaatcagaagttgattatgcaatctgaaaagggaatcaacagaacattcaaggtgaatgtagaaacagctgaaacagagtgtctaAGCGCTGAAGGCTCAGAAAGTGATAGTAagttgtggcacaagaggttggggcacttgaactatagaagtctgAGGCATCTAAGTTTTAAGAAGCTCGTACGTGGCATTCCTAAGATTGTAAAGCCTgcgaagtcatgtgaggtatgcatgaaaggcaaacaacccagattgccatttgtatcagaagttgctccaagagcaaagcctgctctgggagtagtgcactctgatgtgtgtggaccatttccagaaccttcacttggaggaaataggtattttgtgtcttttgtggatgagttcacaagaatgacgtgggtaacacttatcaagtttaagactgaggtgttcacagaattccagaagttcaaggtgaaggctgagaaacagagtggtcagaagataaagattctcagaacggatggtggaggcgagtataactctacagaattccagaaattctgtgatgataatggaattgagcatgaagttactgctccttatactcctcaacacaatggtcttgctgaacgtagaaaccgtactttgcttgatatgacgagaagtatgcttaaagagaagaagcttcctcataatctatggggagaagctgttgctactgcagcatatgtgctcaacaggtgtccaacgaagaggctgaaggaaattgttcctttagagaagtggactaaagagaagcaaagtgttagtcatctgaaggtttttggttctgtgtgttacaaacacgttccagaagctagaaggaagaagctggatgatagaagcaaagtgatgttattggtagggtaccacagtacaggtgcatacaagctctattgtccagagactaacaaagttgaagtcagcagagacgtcattgtgaaggaatcagaagtttgggattggaaagagtctcaaccaacttctgatgtagagataacttttgaagaaaagttagagtcagaagatgaatcttctgaagacgagtcagaagatgaagcatcttctgaagatgagtcagaaggagaatctgattctgatccagattctgatgatgatccagattctggtggtagtcatgattctggaagggaaaactctgaagacatagggtctggaggacaagcttctggagatgatcatggaggtggtgactcaggagtagctgactctgaagtagctcagcgaccacaaagagtcagaactataccaagaaggtttgcagattttgacatgttgcacgacacagaagttgactcagaaggagaggtcattcagtgcgccatgttagtagattctgaaccagtgagtatagaagaagcgctcaagaagaaggtctggctaaatgccatgaaagaagaacttgaggctatagaaagaaacaagacttggaagctgacagaacttccaaagaagaagaaagccatcagcgtcagatgggttttcaaggtaaagctgaagccagatggatcagttggtaaacacaaagcgaggctagtggctagaggttttctttagaaacctggactagattactttgaggtgtttgctcttgtagctagacatgaaacaatcaggctggtgattgcgttagctgcgaacagaggatggtccttgatgcatctggatgtaaagtctgcatttctgaacggtccattacaagaggaggtatatgtgtcacaaccccctggctttgtgaaaaagaataaggaagggatggtgtacaaattacacaaagctctatatggactgaagcaagcgcccagagcttggaatttgaagattgattcatttttcaagaagcaagggtttcagaagtgtgagatggaatatggagtttatgtgcaacattttggaagcaatatgattct encodes:
- the LOC131629406 gene encoding pathogen-associated molecular patterns-induced protein A70-like; its protein translation is MADPTSFIATWFTPSSIFIFVNLVIGTIALASRFNAPPKNQTNQQHHNQQQQQQPQQLNRSPSLLQRVRSFNLNYYNNNHHNESEPESEPTQPQLVRQPSLLQRVVSFNFNKHEPQPSQTHYAQPESESESTTQPQLVRKPSFLQRVMSFKPSQPQHVQAESENLSSNQICEEENSKAEMKKSASKKECSMTSEWEEEDEETVERRRPATAAARSETTTCKEDEAVDAKADDFINRFKKQLRLQRLDSFIRYRNTM